The Solanum pennellii chromosome 11, SPENNV200 genome contains a region encoding:
- the LOC107004141 gene encoding aminotransferase ALD1, chloroplastic — translation MFSLCMQPSASLKVQREETIGSRGYNYSTRVARNPNLEKLQTNYLFPEILERELKHVEKYPNAKVISLGIGDTTQPLPQPVALSMSNYARALSTPQGYTGYGLEQGNKELRRAIAETIYKDLLVEETEIFVSDGAQCDLSRVQLLLGSNVSIAVQDPSFPGYIDSSVIMGQSGDLKNDSGRYGNIKYMKCNLENDFFPDLSKTERTDVIFFCSPNNPTGHAASRQQLQQLVEFAQVNGSIIVYDAAYSAYISDSSPKSIYEIPGSRKVAIEISSFSKMAGFTGVRLGWTVVPKELLYLNGFPVIHDFNRIMCTSFNGASNIAQAGGLACLSPEGFKEVMFKVDYYKENARILVETFTSLGFRVYGGSNAPYVWVHFPGSKSWNVFNWILDKTHIITVPGIGFGPAGEGYIRVSAFGHRESILEASKRLITLLCHTN, via the exons ATGTTTTCTCTTTGCATGCAACCTAGTGCTAG TTTGAAAGTTCAAAGAGAGGAAACTATTG GGAGTAGAGGTTATAATTATTCAACAAGAGTAGCTCGCAATCCAAACTTGGAAAAGTTGCAAACCAACTATTTGTTTCCTGAG ATATTAGAAAGGGAGCTTAAACATGTGGAGAAGTACCCAAATGCTAAAGTAATTAGCCTTGGAATTGGTGACACCACACAGCCATTACCCCAACCTGTTGCCTTAAGCATGTCAAAT TATGCACGTGCTCTTTCAACACCTCAAGGGTATACTGGCTACGGACTGGAACAAGGGAACAAG GAACTAAGAAGAGCAATTGCAGAAACAATATATAAAGATCTTTTGGTAGAAGAAACTGAGATCTTTGTGTCTGATGGTGCACAGTGTGATCTCTCAAGAGTTCAG CTCCTCTTAGGTTCCAATGTGTCAATTGCTGTACAGGATCCATCATTTCCA GGATATATAGATTCAAGTGTGATTATGGGGCAGAGTGGTGATTTGAAGAATGATTCAGGGAGATATGGAAATATAAAATACATGAAATGTAACCTAGAGAATGATTTCTTTCCAGATCTGTCCAAAACTGAAAGAACAGATGTTATCTTCTTCTGTTCTCCAAACAATCCCACTGGTCATGCAGCATCTAGGCAACAATTGCAGCAACTTGTAGAGTTTGCACAAGTAAATGGTTCAATTATTGTGTATGATGCAGCTTATTCTGCATATATTTCAGACTCAAGCCCTAAATCGATTTATGAAATCCCGGGTTCTAGAAAG GTTGCCATTGAGATCTCATCTTTCTCAAAGATGGCTGGATTCACAGGCGTTCGTCTAGGATGGACTGTAGTGCCTAAGGAACTACTTTATCTAAATGGATTTCCTGTTATACACGATTTCAATCGCATAATGTGTACTAGCTTTAACGGTGCTTCCAATATAGCTCAGGCTGGTGGATTGGCTTGCCTATCCCCGGAGGGTTTCAAGGAAGTTATGTTTAAAGTAGACTACTACAAAGAGAATGCAAGGATCTTAGTTGAAACTTTCACTTCACTAGGGTTTCGAGTTTATGGAGGTAGCAATGCGCCTTATGTTTGGGTTCATTTTCCAGGTTCGAAATCATGGAATGTGTTCAATTGGATTCTTGATAAGACTCACATCATTACAGTTCCTGGAATTGGATTTGGTCCAGCTGGTGAAGGATACATAAGGGTTTCTGCTTTTGGACACAGAGAGAGCATCTTGGAAGCATCTAAAAGACTCATAACCTTACTTTGTCACACAAATTAA